The following are encoded together in the Lactuca sativa cultivar Salinas chromosome 1, Lsat_Salinas_v11, whole genome shotgun sequence genome:
- the LOC111917425 gene encoding B3 domain-containing protein REM17: MADPPTHFFKFIPAGFLFNLSVPSAFLTNLNGKRCLKAILRHGRHKWSVDIDDGVFGDGWRKFVTENGVQEFDFIVFKHQGNMVFDFMVFDQSTCQKHYTNLFDELDEEPLTESDTICIHRRKKLKKRKRNDYASQDKEIFQVDDSGCFESKITPYVIKKSRLHVPINFARSNGLITRWIHTPVYLMDDTQRTWPATLTKTKTELCITGWREFIVKNHLKVGDVCRFELIKNGELPVFKCYNTGKNLVENDIQEKGTSSSTFTNHPYFISTLKPTTLKRWILYLPADFSKPNGLKIGEMILRDDKGRSWKVHLNKMNRTSFYLGGGLRSFLVANGMKEGDEFKFELLEKEKDKSPIANFLFLKSKQQIKSHKEEKLSRKEGYILCEEDGHPYFMGEVKFCSIRKSVLFLPIKFAKSNGLMNPRKMTLKNVEDERSWTVELENYKNRYYYIGQGWKDFRVANGLKKGDRFKFELVNNGENPIVNFYFEKSC; encoded by the exons ATGGCAGATCCTCCAACCCATTTCTTCAAGTTCATCCCTGCAGGCTTCTTATTCAATCTT TCGGTTCCAAGCGCTTTCTTGACGAATCTGAACGGAAAGAGATGCTTGAAAGCGATACTGAGACATGGCCGTCACAAATGGTCGGTAGACATTGACGATGGGGTTTTTGGTGACGGTTGGAGGAAGTTTGTGACAGAGAATGGAGTGCAAGAGTTTGACTTTATTGTGTTCAAACATCAGGGAAACATGGTGTTTGACTTTATGGTGTTTGACCAATCTACATGTCAAAAACATTACACAAATCTATTTGACGAATTGGACGAAGAACCTCTTACAGAATCTGATACGATCTGTATACATA GACGGAAGAAGCTAAAAAAGCGCAAGAGGAACGATTATGCATCTCAAGACAAAGAAATATTTCAAGTTGATGACAGTGGCTGTTTCGAGTCCAAAATTACACCTTATGTTATCAAGAAGTCAAGATTG CATGTTCCGATTAATTTTGCAAGATCAAATGGATTGATTACCCGGTGGATACACACACCAGTGTATCTAATGGATGATACACAAAGGACATGGCCAGCAACACTCACAAAAACTAAAACAGAGCTTTGTATAACTGGTTGGCGCGAATTCATTGTAAAAAATCACTTGAAAGTCGGAGACGTGTGTAGGTTTGAGCTTATTAAAAACGGAGAATTGCCTGTTTTCAAGTGCTATA ATACAGGAAAGAATTTGGTGGAAAACGATATTCAAGAGAAGGGAACTAGTTCTTCGACTTTTACCAATCACCCATACTTCATTTCAACTCTCAAGCCTACTACCCTCAAAAGATGGATTCTG TATCTACCTGCTGACTTTTCGAAACCAAATGGTTTAAAAATTGGAGAAATGATTCTTAGAGATGATAAAGGTCGATCATGGAAAGTTCATCTCaacaaaatgaatagaacatCTTTCTATCTTGGAGGAGGTCTCAGATCTTTTCTAGTTGCAAATGGAATGAAGGAAGGTGATGAATTCAAGTTTGAGCTCCTCGAAAAAGAGAAGGACAAGTCTCCCATTGCCAACTTTCTGT TTCTTAAAAGCAAGCAGCAGATTAAATCCCATAAAGAAGAAAAACTGTCACGGAAGGAAGGTTACATTCTTTGTGAAGAAGATGGTCACCCATACTTCATGGGAGAAGTGAAGTTCTGCAGCATAAGAAAATCAGTTCTG TTTCTGCCAATCAAGTTTGCAAAGTCGAATGGATTAATGAATCCCAGAAAGATGACTCTGAAAAATGTGGAAGATGAAAGGTCGTGGACTGTGGAGTTAGAGAATTATAAGAATAGATACTATTATATAGGACAAGGTTGGAAAGATTTTAGGGTTGCAAATGGACTGAAGAAAGGGGATCGTTTCAAATTCGAGCTTGTCAACAACGGGGAAAACCCCATTGTAAACTTTTACTTTGAAAAAAGCTGTTGA